A single Thermodesulfovibrionales bacterium DNA region contains:
- a CDS encoding DUF4388 domain-containing protein, translating into MSLVGRLEDLALSDIFQILSIGKKTGTLLIRGRNKNAFVVFKNGLVVRAESDTLGTNLGEDLMKDGFVSHSILNLALETKRLLPEKSIADILFDLGAVTREVLDRASKKRIERVVFDLMQWQDGDFEFELDILNLDAVSSYMDTGWEVSKGLSPEYLLMEGARVYDETQHQEFIKTEEIFPTQESKEDEEEWFGRPPEERKDISQLRALSVELRFPSSASEITLLILRFASDIFQRGVLFMVDDEEILGLGQFGLEIEAADEKIRKVRLNFKESDFLRGIINQAAVYKGQLRRDSVTERFISLIGGGWPKEVAFFPIIAEQRVVAMLYCDNAPGNEPFAHTEGLEIFINQAGLALEKALLERRLRQIQDKD; encoded by the coding sequence ATGAGTCTTGTAGGAAGGCTTGAAGATCTTGCCCTTTCTGATATATTCCAGATTCTGAGCATCGGTAAAAAAACAGGTACCCTTCTTATAAGAGGCAGAAATAAAAATGCCTTTGTTGTATTCAAAAATGGCCTTGTAGTACGAGCAGAATCCGATACCCTGGGTACAAATCTCGGCGAAGACCTAATGAAAGATGGTTTTGTGAGTCACTCAATCCTGAACCTCGCCCTTGAGACAAAGAGATTATTACCTGAAAAATCAATTGCAGATATTCTCTTTGACCTCGGTGCAGTAACCAGGGAGGTCCTTGACAGGGCTTCAAAAAAGAGGATAGAGAGAGTTGTCTTTGACCTTATGCAGTGGCAGGATGGAGACTTTGAGTTTGAACTTGATATCCTCAATCTTGATGCTGTTTCATCTTATATGGATACAGGATGGGAGGTCTCAAAAGGATTGAGCCCGGAGTATCTCCTTATGGAAGGTGCAAGGGTTTATGATGAGACACAGCACCAGGAGTTTATAAAAACGGAGGAGATATTCCCAACACAGGAATCAAAAGAAGATGAAGAGGAATGGTTTGGAAGGCCTCCTGAAGAAAGAAAGGATATTTCACAGCTGAGAGCTCTGAGTGTTGAATTGAGATTTCCAAGTTCTGCCTCTGAGATAACGCTTCTCATACTTAGATTTGCCAGTGATATATTCCAGAGAGGGGTTCTATTTATGGTGGATGATGAGGAGATACTAGGGCTCGGGCAGTTCGGTCTTGAGATTGAGGCAGCTGATGAGAAGATAAGGAAGGTAAGACTCAACTTTAAGGAGTCAGACTTTTTAAGAGGTATAATCAATCAGGCGGCTGTTTATAAGGGTCAGCTCCGTAGAGATAGTGTTACAGAGAGATTTATAAGTCTGATTGGTGGTGGTTGGCCAAAGGAGGTTGCCTTTTTCCCAATTATAGCTGAACAGAGAGTTGTTGCCATGCTTTACTGTGACAATGCACCTGGGAATGAACCCTTTGCCCATACAGAAGGTCTTGAGATCTTTATAAACCAGGCAGGTCTTGCCCTTGAAAAGGCGCTTCTTGAGAGACGACTCCGGCAGATTCAGGATAAGGATTGA
- a CDS encoding MOSC domain-containing protein has translation MARIVSINISEKKGTKKRPVPEARVDANFGLLGDAHASPLWHRQISLLGIESIEKMRKKGLDVKPGDFAENITTEGIDLLSLPLGTKLSIGQVIAEVSQIGKECHTRCAIFRQAGDCVMPAEGIFVKVLRGGIIRIGDRIEVQNDKDRNTHNE, from the coding sequence ATGGCAAGAATAGTATCCATAAATATAAGTGAGAAAAAGGGTACTAAAAAAAGGCCCGTACCTGAGGCAAGGGTGGATGCGAATTTCGGACTCCTTGGAGATGCACATGCCAGCCCTTTATGGCACAGGCAGATTAGCCTTCTGGGAATTGAAAGCATTGAGAAGATGCGTAAAAAAGGTCTTGATGTTAAGCCCGGTGATTTTGCAGAAAACATAACCACGGAAGGAATAGACCTTCTCAGTCTTCCGCTTGGAACTAAACTCAGCATCGGTCAGGTGATTGCTGAGGTAAGTCAGATTGGAAAGGAATGTCACACAAGGTGTGCCATATTCAGACAGGCAGGAGACTGTGTCATGCCAGCGGAAGGTATCTTCGTTAAAGTTCTCAGGGGTGGTATTATAAGGATAGGCGACAGGATAGAGGTTCAAAATGATAAGGATAGGAATACTCACAATGAGTGA
- a CDS encoding response regulator yields MENILIVEDSETTRSLIRAVIEEIKDFNIIEAGSGFEALKLLPQEKFHLIITDINMPDINGLELIRFVKTNPLYKDIPLIIVTTERGEEDRKKGMILGASAYITKPFKAEDLKEAIKQVLGL; encoded by the coding sequence ATGGAAAATATACTAATAGTTGAGGACTCAGAGACCACAAGATCTCTTATAAGGGCTGTTATTGAAGAAATAAAGGATTTCAATATTATTGAGGCAGGCTCTGGTTTTGAGGCACTCAAACTCCTTCCTCAGGAGAAATTCCACTTAATAATCACCGATATAAATATGCCTGACATTAACGGTCTTGAACTTATCAGATTTGTCAAGACAAACCCTTTATATAAGGATATACCACTGATAATAGTCACCACAGAAAGAGGAGAGGAAGACAGAAAGAAGGGAATGATCCTTGGTGCCTCTGCCTATATTACAAAACCTTTTAAAGCAGAGGATCTTAAGGAGGCTATAAAACAGGTACTCGGTTTATGA
- the hemB gene encoding porphobilinogen synthase: MFPVHRPRRLRTNETIRRMVRENHLRLDDLIYPLFVIAGRNIKNEISSMPGCYQESVDLIGRHAKEIHGLGIPAVILFGIPEEKDEYGSHAYREDGVVQQAIKAIKDKVPELYVITDVCLCEYTSHGHCGIVRGNEIINDQTLELLQLEALSHARAGADMVAPSDMMDGRVKAIREALDREGFGHIPIMSYAAKYASAFYGPFREAAQSAPRFGDRRSYQMDPPNRREALREVRLDIEEGADIVMVKPALSYLDIISDIRNNFDLPVAAYNVSGEYSLVKSASLKGWIDEKRIVLEILTSIKRAGADLILTYHAKDVARWLQE; the protein is encoded by the coding sequence GTGTTTCCTGTTCACAGACCAAGAAGATTGAGAACAAATGAGACGATAAGAAGGATGGTAAGGGAAAACCATCTCAGGCTTGATGACCTTATCTATCCTCTTTTTGTGATTGCTGGGAGAAACATAAAAAATGAGATTTCCTCAATGCCCGGCTGTTATCAGGAATCTGTTGACCTTATTGGAAGGCATGCAAAGGAGATTCATGGCCTGGGCATTCCTGCTGTAATACTTTTCGGTATCCCTGAAGAGAAGGATGAGTATGGGAGCCATGCATACAGAGAAGATGGAGTTGTTCAGCAGGCAATAAAGGCAATAAAGGATAAGGTTCCAGAGCTTTATGTTATCACAGATGTCTGTCTCTGTGAATACACAAGCCACGGACACTGCGGAATAGTGAGAGGTAATGAGATAATCAATGACCAGACACTTGAACTTCTTCAGCTTGAGGCCCTTTCCCATGCCCGTGCAGGTGCTGATATGGTTGCACCATCCGACATGATGGATGGAAGGGTTAAGGCAATCAGGGAGGCTCTTGATAGAGAGGGATTCGGTCATATCCCCATTATGAGCTATGCAGCAAAATATGCCTCTGCTTTTTACGGTCCTTTCAGGGAGGCAGCCCAGTCTGCACCCAGGTTTGGAGACAGGCGTTCCTACCAGATGGATCCTCCAAACAGGCGTGAAGCACTCAGGGAGGTGAGGCTCGATATAGAGGAAGGAGCCGATATAGTAATGGTGAAACCGGCTTTATCCTATCTTGACATTATATCTGATATAAGAAATAATTTTGATCTCCCTGTAGCTGCATACAATGTAAGCGGTGAATACAGCCTTGTAAAGTCAGCCTCACTAAAGGGATGGATTGATGAAAAGAGGATTGTCCTTGAGATCCTCACATCTATAAAGAGGGCAGGTGCTGACCTCATATTAACCTATCATGCAAAGGATGTGGCAAGATGGCTCCAGGAGTAA
- a CDS encoding cytochrome c biogenesis protein CcdA, whose amino-acid sequence MKDVSLPLAFLAGVVSFLSPCVLPLIPSYISYITGLSFKDLTESPERARIRKVTLVNSLAFVAGFTVVFVLLGASSTTIGRLFFQYRDVLSVAGGILIIIFGLFVAGILNLNFLMRERRFELKDRPAGLFGSFFIGMTFGAGWTPCIGPVLGSILIYASTKDSVLYGMGLLGVYSIGLGLPFVISALAINIFLSYIKKIQRYMRYVMLLSGLILIAFGIMLITGSLGLISQYMPDIGIKL is encoded by the coding sequence ATGAAAGATGTTTCCCTTCCTCTTGCCTTTCTTGCAGGAGTGGTGTCCTTTTTGAGTCCCTGTGTGTTGCCACTGATACCCTCTTATATATCCTATATAACAGGTCTATCTTTCAAAGATCTTACAGAGTCTCCAGAAAGGGCGAGGATAAGAAAGGTGACACTTGTTAACTCCCTGGCTTTCGTAGCTGGCTTTACTGTTGTATTTGTCCTTCTTGGAGCCTCTTCAACAACGATTGGAAGATTATTCTTTCAGTACAGGGATGTGCTGAGTGTTGCGGGCGGGATACTCATAATAATATTTGGTCTCTTTGTAGCAGGTATTTTAAATCTCAATTTTCTTATGCGCGAAAGAAGGTTTGAACTTAAGGATAGACCAGCAGGACTGTTCGGTTCATTCTTTATAGGCATGACCTTTGGTGCCGGGTGGACACCGTGCATTGGACCTGTCCTTGGAAGTATCCTTATTTATGCCTCAACAAAGGATTCTGTACTTTATGGAATGGGACTACTCGGGGTATATTCAATAGGTCTAGGACTTCCCTTTGTAATTTCAGCCCTTGCAATAAATATCTTTCTAAGTTATATAAAGAAGATCCAAAGATATATGCGCTATGTAATGCTCTTGAGTGGATTGATACTTATAGCATTTGGAATAATGCTTATTACCGGTTCTCTTGGTTTAATTTCACAGTATATGCCTGATATAGGGATAAAACTCTAA
- a CDS encoding AAA family ATPase, which translates to MYEEFYGFNKKPFSKTPDPEFLYLSRTHEEALARLHYAVEEKEIVLLTGEVGSGKTTITRALMDNLDESKYKVVLILNPRLSPLQFLKIILKRFEAEPVPSNRQELTELIYERLYHFYNSGIVPVIIIDEAQLLSDRRVYEEMRLLSNFQLDKENLLSLILVAQPDIKKRIRNKLYLPLRQRIGLYYHIGPLTEEEVKEYINFRLLKAGRREPLFTDEAIKRIYLYSGGIPRVINNIANASLIEGMGREAFMIDHEIVEAAARELELIETNSERLVKHALRER; encoded by the coding sequence ATGTATGAAGAATTTTATGGTTTCAACAAAAAACCCTTTTCAAAGACACCTGATCCCGAATTTCTTTATCTGAGCCGGACTCATGAAGAGGCCCTTGCAAGACTCCATTATGCAGTGGAGGAAAAGGAGATAGTGCTCCTTACAGGGGAGGTTGGTTCTGGAAAGACAACCATCACAAGGGCTCTTATGGATAATCTTGATGAATCAAAATACAAAGTGGTTCTTATCCTTAATCCAAGACTATCACCCCTTCAGTTTTTAAAGATAATATTAAAAAGATTTGAGGCAGAGCCCGTTCCCTCAAATCGTCAGGAACTTACAGAGCTCATATACGAAAGACTCTATCATTTTTATAATTCAGGTATTGTTCCTGTAATTATAATAGATGAGGCACAGCTTCTTAGTGATAGGCGGGTCTATGAGGAGATGAGGCTACTCAGTAATTTTCAGCTTGACAAAGAAAACCTCCTTTCACTCATACTTGTTGCTCAACCCGATATAAAGAAAAGGATCAGGAATAAGCTATATCTGCCGCTGAGACAGAGAATAGGTCTTTATTACCACATAGGACCATTAACAGAAGAAGAGGTAAAGGAATATATAAATTTCAGACTCCTGAAAGCCGGAAGAAGGGAGCCTCTCTTTACAGATGAGGCCATAAAAAGGATTTATCTTTACTCAGGTGGGATACCGAGGGTTATAAACAATATTGCAAATGCCTCCTTAATTGAGGGAATGGGAAGGGAGGCATTCATGATTGACCATGAGATAGTCGAGGCGGCTGCAAGAGAGCTTGAACTCATAGAAACTAATTCTGAAAGATTAGTAAAACATGCATTAAGGGAAAGATAA
- a CDS encoding MogA/MoaB family molybdenum cofactor biosynthesis protein produces MIRIGILTMSDRASKGERIDESGQVIRDMVKDMGEVLLYEIIPDEKEIIKKKLMEFSERVDLVLTTGGTGLSPRDVTPEATIEVIEREIPGISEAMRYEGLKKTPMAMLSRAVAGVRGNCLIINLPGNPRAVKENLEVILSVIPHAIEKIKGDTSECASLTKG; encoded by the coding sequence ATGATAAGGATAGGAATACTCACAATGAGTGACAGGGCTTCAAAGGGTGAAAGGATAGACGAGAGCGGTCAGGTTATAAGGGATATGGTAAAGGATATGGGAGAGGTTTTATTATACGAAATAATCCCTGATGAAAAGGAGATTATAAAGAAAAAACTAATGGAATTTTCAGAAAGGGTTGATCTGGTATTGACTACAGGCGGTACAGGCCTTTCACCAAGGGATGTTACACCCGAGGCAACAATTGAGGTAATAGAACGTGAGATACCTGGTATTTCAGAGGCCATGAGGTATGAGGGTCTTAAAAAGACTCCAATGGCAATGCTCTCAAGAGCAGTGGCGGGTGTGAGAGGTAACTGTTTAATAATAAATCTACCCGGAAATCCAAGGGCTGTAAAAGAAAATCTTGAAGTCATTCTTTCGGTAATTCCTCACGCCATAGAAAAGATAAAGGGCGATACATCTGAGTGTGCCTCACTTACCAAGGGGTAA
- a CDS encoding MarC family protein: protein MAFLKTFIPVFVAIDIFAVLGVFLSLTEGMSKAQRNSVIRKSVITAFFTGITFLFIGRAIFSLLGITVDDFKIAGGILLLVIAVSEIVRHKERRQHSPAAGVVPIGVPLIVGPAVLTTLLMLVEQFGIFMTVLSFVVNLFIVWLCFTWAGSIVRFLGKEGILAFSKVMALLLGAIAVMMIRMGIFNLLSQAYLF from the coding sequence ATGGCATTTCTCAAAACCTTTATTCCCGTATTTGTTGCAATAGACATCTTTGCTGTGCTCGGCGTATTTTTGAGTCTTACTGAAGGGATGTCAAAGGCGCAGAGAAATTCGGTAATAAGAAAATCAGTAATTACAGCTTTCTTCACTGGTATCACTTTTCTCTTCATTGGCAGGGCTATTTTTTCACTCCTTGGAATCACTGTAGATGATTTCAAGATTGCAGGTGGAATTCTTCTCCTCGTGATTGCTGTATCAGAAATAGTAAGACATAAGGAAAGAAGGCAACACTCTCCAGCTGCAGGGGTTGTTCCAATAGGTGTACCATTGATAGTTGGTCCAGCAGTTCTGACAACCCTTCTTATGCTTGTTGAACAATTTGGAATTTTTATGACAGTTTTATCTTTCGTAGTTAATCTCTTTATTGTGTGGCTATGTTTTACCTGGGCTGGCAGTATTGTGAGGTTTCTCGGCAAGGAGGGAATCCTTGCCTTTTCCAAGGTCATGGCACTCCTTCTTGGAGCAATAGCAGTTATGATGATAAGGATGGGAATCTTCAATCTACTGTCTCAAGCTTATCTTTTTTAA
- a CDS encoding HD domain-containing protein — MDKNTERKLRQLNALIRMTSLINSTLDTREVRRRAIEAAAELVDAEAGSLLLVDIERGELFFEVATGEKADEVKEVRLRMGEGIAGWVAERGEPLIVHDAQNDPRFFRGVDEKSKFKTRDLVCVPVKTKERTIGVLEAINKKNGRFDKDDMEILKAFANQVAVAIENANLYKELKETFYGTIEALAETIEKRDPYTGGHTRRVMQYSLATGRELGLSGRELENLKLAAILHDIGKIGIRDSILLKKTNLTEEEAMVMNLHPKYGAEILEHIKQLKDVIPGMRGHHEKYDGSGYPDGLKGEDIPLFARIIAVADAYDAMTTDRPYRKALSREQAFEELKKSSGRQFDPVVVNAFIKALS, encoded by the coding sequence ATGGATAAAAATACAGAAAGAAAACTTAGACAGCTTAATGCCCTTATAAGAATGACATCCTTGATTAACTCTACCCTTGATACCAGGGAGGTAAGAAGGAGGGCAATAGAGGCAGCTGCGGAGCTTGTTGATGCAGAGGCAGGAAGTCTTCTTCTTGTTGATATTGAGAGAGGAGAGCTTTTCTTTGAGGTTGCAACAGGTGAGAAGGCTGATGAGGTTAAGGAGGTAAGACTGAGGATGGGTGAGGGAATAGCCGGATGGGTCGCTGAAAGAGGAGAACCCCTGATTGTTCATGATGCCCAGAATGACCCGAGGTTTTTCAGAGGTGTTGATGAGAAGAGTAAATTTAAAACAAGGGATCTTGTATGCGTACCTGTCAAGACAAAGGAAAGAACCATAGGGGTCCTTGAGGCAATAAATAAAAAGAATGGAAGATTTGATAAGGACGACATGGAGATACTGAAGGCTTTTGCCAATCAGGTGGCAGTAGCTATAGAAAATGCCAATCTCTATAAAGAATTAAAGGAAACCTTTTATGGCACCATAGAGGCACTTGCAGAGACCATTGAAAAGAGAGATCCCTATACAGGTGGACATACAAGGAGAGTTATGCAATACAGCCTTGCCACCGGAAGGGAATTGGGACTATCAGGTAGAGAGCTGGAAAACCTTAAACTTGCAGCCATTCTCCATGATATCGGTAAGATCGGAATCCGTGACAGCATACTTCTCAAAAAAACTAATCTTACAGAGGAAGAGGCAATGGTAATGAATCTTCACCCAAAATACGGTGCCGAAATCCTTGAACACATAAAGCAGCTCAAGGATGTAATCCCTGGAATGAGAGGTCATCACGAAAAGTATGATGGCTCAGGTTATCCTGATGGTCTAAAGGGTGAAGATATACCGCTTTTTGCAAGGATTATTGCTGTTGCTGATGCCTATGATGCCATGACAACTGACAGACCTTACAGAAAGGCCCTATCAAGAGAACAGGCCTTTGAGGAATTAAAAAAATCCAGTGGAAGGCAATTTGATCCCGTAGTTGTTAATGCCTTCATAAAAGCTCTTAGTTGA
- a CDS encoding chemotaxis protein CheA, with product MKASRREFILEAEELIEEAERLAIEIQEGLNKGLNPDTVNALFRQIHTLKGLSGLFQLKSISDMSHVFEYLLDDLRLGRIELSEELVEFILRNIDILKSLVSRVEEENLPDVSRYVRDIETFRAVHVTKQEEVKLEGLIDSSILSVLSQYEESRLKVNIKEGKGIYYTDVAFPLASFDRELKQISEKIKSSGELIATMPTQTDLPPDSIGFRLLFASPLSKEELLKYGIEPRTILNPEKKTPELKRKSETGQPSDMRPASDVASSTVKVDINKLDLILNTIGEISLPRGAIKRVADELKEASGISSLVFDLHKISSSLEKRIHELQDEVLAIRMVPLSQLFSKVNQLLRRYSREVNKPVSVEIYGEDTEIDKSISDNILEPLMHLVRNAIDHGIESSDERKVKAKSETGKITFRAYQKGNHVVIEVSDDGRGIDLEKVRKRAIERGILSRDKEVSKEELVELIFTPGFSTKETVTEISGRGVGMDVVRQKIASIGGFVEVDTFPDRGTTFRLTIPITLAIIKSIIVRVGREKFAFPLTSVSETLQIRESDIQSIERMEAYNLRGTVLPLIRISQALGIDHEVSEFHYVVVAGTGEKKVGLIVDELIGQQEIVIKPLGKYLENLKWYAGAAEVGRHELILVLDVDAFLQESALMKFTSKGA from the coding sequence ATGAAAGCATCAAGAAGGGAATTCATATTAGAGGCAGAGGAACTGATAGAAGAGGCTGAAAGACTTGCCATAGAGATACAGGAAGGTCTCAATAAAGGTCTCAATCCCGATACGGTCAATGCCCTTTTCAGACAGATACACACCCTGAAGGGCCTATCAGGATTATTCCAGCTTAAATCGATATCAGATATGAGCCATGTCTTTGAATATCTTCTTGATGACCTGAGACTGGGAAGGATTGAACTTTCTGAAGAGCTAGTAGAGTTCATCCTCAGGAATATCGACATACTCAAATCACTCGTATCAAGGGTAGAAGAAGAAAACCTGCCCGATGTCTCCCGGTATGTAAGAGATATAGAGACTTTTAGAGCAGTCCATGTAACAAAACAGGAAGAGGTAAAACTTGAAGGCCTTATAGACAGTTCTATCCTGAGTGTCCTTTCTCAGTATGAGGAAAGCAGACTGAAGGTTAATATAAAGGAAGGCAAAGGTATTTATTACACGGATGTTGCCTTTCCACTGGCAAGCTTTGATAGAGAACTTAAACAGATTTCAGAAAAGATAAAGTCTTCAGGTGAACTAATAGCCACCATGCCGACCCAGACAGATCTTCCTCCTGATTCCATCGGATTCAGACTTCTTTTTGCTTCACCCCTTTCAAAGGAAGAACTTCTTAAGTATGGCATAGAGCCTCGGACGATACTGAATCCTGAAAAAAAGACCCCGGAGCTAAAACGAAAATCGGAAACAGGCCAGCCCTCGGACATGCGACCTGCCTCTGATGTTGCATCAAGCACTGTTAAGGTTGATATAAATAAACTCGACCTGATACTTAATACCATTGGAGAGATCAGCCTCCCCAGGGGTGCTATTAAAAGGGTTGCCGATGAATTGAAGGAGGCCTCCGGAATATCGTCTCTCGTTTTTGACCTTCATAAGATATCATCAAGCCTTGAAAAGAGGATCCATGAACTTCAGGATGAGGTCCTTGCAATAAGGATGGTTCCACTCAGCCAGCTTTTTAGTAAGGTCAATCAGCTCTTAAGGAGATATTCAAGAGAGGTGAATAAACCCGTCAGTGTTGAGATCTATGGAGAAGATACAGAGATAGACAAATCCATTTCCGACAATATCCTGGAACCCCTCATGCATCTTGTCAGAAATGCCATAGACCATGGAATAGAATCTTCTGATGAGAGAAAGGTAAAGGCAAAGTCAGAAACAGGTAAGATTACTTTCAGGGCCTATCAGAAAGGAAATCATGTAGTTATTGAGGTTTCTGATGATGGAAGAGGTATTGACCTTGAAAAGGTAAGGAAAAGGGCAATAGAAAGGGGTATTCTTTCAAGAGATAAGGAGGTGTCAAAAGAAGAACTCGTAGAACTCATATTCACACCCGGTTTCAGCACAAAGGAGACAGTAACAGAGATATCTGGCAGAGGGGTTGGAATGGATGTTGTGCGGCAAAAGATAGCATCTATAGGTGGTTTTGTTGAGGTTGATACATTCCCTGACAGGGGTACCACCTTCAGACTTACGATTCCAATTACCCTTGCTATAATCAAATCAATTATCGTAAGGGTTGGCAGGGAAAAATTTGCCTTTCCCCTTACATCTGTATCAGAGACCCTTCAGATCCGGGAGTCTGACATCCAGAGCATAGAAAGGATGGAGGCCTATAACCTCAGAGGGACGGTACTGCCACTTATAAGAATCTCACAGGCCCTGGGCATTGACCATGAGGTATCTGAATTTCATTATGTTGTGGTTGCTGGGACAGGAGAAAAAAAGGTCGGGCTCATAGTAGATGAACTAATAGGTCAGCAGGAGATAGTTATAAAGCCTCTAGGAAAGTATCTTGAAAATCTCAAATGGTATGCAGGTGCTGCAGAGGTGGGAAGACATGAGCTGATACTTGTGCTTGATGTGGATGCCTTTTTACAGGAAAGTGCACTTATGAAATTCACGTCAAAAGGAGCCTGA